The Couchioplanes caeruleus sequence CGTCGACGACTTTCTCGATGAACTGCGGGTCGGTGGACAGTTTGAACGTCTCAGCCCGGTGCGGCTTGAGGCCGAAGTCGCGCCAGATCCGGCCGATCGTCGACTTCGACAGCCCGGACTTCTCCGCCATCGACGCGCGTGACCAGTGAGTGGCGTTACGCGGTGTCTGTTCCAGGGTGGCGACGACGACTTCTTCGACCTTGTCCAGGGCGATCGACGGCGGCCGGCCCGGACGTTGTTCATCGATCAAACCGTCGAGACGTTCGGCCAGGAACCGCCGCCGCCACTTACCCGCAGTGGACAGGTGTACGCCCAGAGCCGTTGCTACATCAGTGTTCGCGGCACCTTCGGCGCACGCCAGGATGATCCTCGATCGCACAGCGAGGGCCTGCGAAGACTTCGCCCGACGCGACCACCGGGTCAACGTCGCGCGTTCCTCATCGGTCAACACCAGCGGTGCAGTCGGGCGCCCGGTACGTGCCATCAACCCACCCTACACCGACTTATCATGCGAATTTCCGGCGCAGCACACTAGCCGGGCGTCCGTGAGCGACGACTACACCGCCACGCTGCCGCGCAAGCGGATGGGGGCAGCGGTGCTGCTGTCGGACGACCGGGGCCGGGTCCTGTTGGTCGAGCCGACCTACAAGAGCTACTGGGAAATCCCGGGGGGTGCGGTAGAGGCGGACGAGTCGCCCTACGCCGCAGCGGTGCGCGAGCTCGAGGAAGAGCTGTCCCTGCCGGTGAAGCCGGGCCGCCTGCTGGTGACCGACTGGGTCCCTCCACGCCCGGACCGCACCGAGGGTTTGATGCTCGTCTTCGACGGCGGCGTGCTGACGCCGAACCAGACGGCGCGGATCCAGCTACCGGCCGAGGAGCGCGGATCCAGCTACCGGCCGAGGAGCTACGTAGCTGGGCGTGGTGCACCGCGATGCAGGCCGGCGAACGGCTCTCGGAGCTGCTCACCCGCCGGATCGTCGCGGCGGTTAAGGCCCGCGCCGACGGTACGGTGGCGTACCTGGAAAACGGCTTCTTCGTCGCCTGAGCAGCAATGGCCACCCGTGCTCGGCACCCGACCACCTGACCGTGCTCCCACTCGAGGCCCGGAGTCCGCCATGCCCGCCGACCACCCCCGCGCCCGAGCACCGAGATGTCGCTCCGGCGGCATTCGGCGGTGACTCGTTCTGGCGAGCGCTCAACCGCCTCGCCGAACGAGCAGGGCATGAAGCCACTCCCGAATACTCACTGGTGCTGTCGAACCGACATGCCGCTACCAGTACGAGTGCCTCAAGTGCGGATACCCGCTCGTTGTGATCACCGTGCAGCGTGACTAGAGGCTCGCCCTGGCGCCTGTCCCGCAGAGTTCTCCCGCGGCACGGTGTACTTCGCCGACGCAGAGTTCTCCGGCGGCAAGGTCCTCTTCACGGGCGCGAAGTTCGCCGGCGGCGAGATCGATCTCAGGTCGCCACTGTCCTGGGATTCGCCTCCGCGGGGGATCACCGAGAAGGAACCAGGCGCACGGTGGCCGCCTTCGACGCAGCCCGATCCATCTCGCCGTCGAGGAAGCACAGGTAGGACGCAGCCACGAACTGCCACAGGCCGCTCGGCGCCGCGACGGCCGCCGCCATCTCACGCCCAGAGGTTCGGCGCAGATCGGCGAGCAGCTCGTACGACTCGGAATCGGCCGGATCATCCCCGATCGCCCCGGCCGCATACGCCGCAGCCTCGGCGGGCGATCCGCCGCAATGCGCCATGACCCGCGCGAGTGCGAGCGACCCGGACCTCGACATGGTCACGCACCGTACGCTACACAGATCCAGGTCAGCATCCCGAGAGGCGAAGGCCGCGTGCGCTCACGGAATCGGGCTGGACTCCGCGCGGGCTGGCTGCCTTACAGCTCACTGAAGGGGAGGAAGCCGTCTTCCGGCAAGCGATGAGTCATGACATCTGACTCCGGTAGGCCTGGTCAACTCATCAGGTCGCCCACGTCGCGGGACGATCCGCGGCGACGGCTACAGTGATGCCCGTTCATGGCTACTGAACGGGGAAGCGGTATGCGAGCATGGCGGCGATCGATGGCCACAAGTGTGGTATTCCTTGCGGCAGCGTCAGGGGCCGCTTGTTCCGCTACCGCGGATGGCACTGCGATCCCGGGCCAGACTCCTCGGCCCACCGTCACGATTCCGGCCGACCCCGTATCGGCGCTCGGCGCGGCCCAAGCCAAGCTGGGTACCGAATCCGCCCGGTTCGCCCAAGAAATGGGATCTGATCTGTACAGCTACACCGGCGTGGTGAATGCCGAGACGAAGAACTGGGAGATCACCGGGAAGGAATACGTCGTCCGACGGGTTGGGACGGAGCTCTACGTGCAGGCGAGCGGCAAGACGCTGGAAACCATGATCCTCCCGCCGGCCACCACTGCCCACCTGGCAGCGGGCGGCTGGGTCCACAGCCGATTGCCGCACGGCCACGAACTGTCCGTGGTCTTCAACGACAGCTTCCCCTGGAACCAGGCCAAGCCGGCGACCCGTGCCACCGGCATGACCAGGACCGGTACCCGTTCGTTCTCTGGCAAGCTCACCGTCAAGGACTCGAGGCCCAGTTCGCGACAGCGCCCGAGCATAGACATGCGCGTCGGCGCCGACCTCGACGAGCAGGGACGCTTCGCCAGGATCAGTCGGGACTTCCTTACGAAGTCCCCTGATCAGAGCATCGTATTCACGTTCTCGGATTACGGGGTACAGGCCGACATCGCGGCACCGCCGCCCAGCGACGTGGTAGAGCAGGACAACACCTCCTTCCTCACCAGCACCCTCCTTAACTGACCCGGTTCGACAAGCCGGCGAGCGTCCCTGCCCTGCCGGCGTGGTCGTCAAGTCGGGACTCAGCCGCAGCATTGCATTGCTGGTGGACGTAATAGAATGACCTGTGGTGCCGCGAGAGTTTCGTAGCGCCCGGGTCTCTATTCATTTTGCGAATTGATGACGGTGATGGTCGAGGAATACCGAGCGTCCGATGAGCTCGTGGAAGCCTGGCGCGAATTGGCGGAGCGAGTGCGAGAAGTGCTCGATCTTGCTGGAGTTCCACACCACGGCGCAGATGACGCTCCCAGGCCGGCGGGAGCCGAGATCGAGATCGATCATGGCACCGACGAGATGGGCGGCGTCCTTGTCGAATGGCGGCCAGCAGCAGCACTCGTTGACGCTCAGCACGCAGTACGGCAACTACGTCGACGTCGTCACCGATGCCGTCGACGCAAAACGTCGCCGCATCACCCCCGCCGACGACGCGTCACCGTGCCGCCGGCGTGACCGGTGGCGTCGTGCCTCCGGATCCGGTCGGGCGGGCCGGTGCGTGTCGGGCACGGACCATGAGCGCTCGGACGAGGCAGGCGAGCGCCGCCGTCGCGGCGATGGTGCGGGCGATGTTCCACTCGACCCAGGTCGTCTCGTACGCGGCGCGCACGGCGGACAGGTCGGCGATGGCGCTCGGGTCGCCGGCCGCGGCGAGTTCGTCGTTGAGTGGCACGCTGATGCCCATCGTGATGGCGAACGCGACCGCGTAGAGCCCCACCGCGGCGACGGTCCAGGGCAGGACGGGGCGCGCGTCGCGGCGCAGGTGCAGGATCGCGGCGATGGCGGCCAGCGGGAGCGCGCCGAAGAAGCTGACCGCGAACCAGCCGTTGCGCACGGTCGCATTGATCCATTGCATGGTGCTGACGAAGGTGTGGTTGTCGACCCGGGCGAGGCCGATCATGACCGAGCAGGCGTAGGCGTAGAAGAACCCGGCGATGAGCCCCATCGCGACCGCTGCGGCGCCCAGCGCCCAGGCGCGTGCGAGCTGCATGGCACGGCGCGGGGCAGGCGCCACGCCGGTCGCGGGTACGGACACCGACATGTCGAACCTCCAGCTAGAATCGAACCAGCGCGTACGAATTAAACCGTACCCGCGAGTTCGAATTAATGCCAGACGCCGAGGGAGGCGCCTTGACCGGGCAGACCCGTCGCGGCCGGCCCCGCGCCGGTGAGCAGGCGGCACGTCGCCAGGCCGCACTCGACGCGGCCCTCGCCGAACTCGTCGCCCATGGCCTCGACGGCACCACGATGCAGGCGGTCGCCGCACGCGCCGGCTGCTCGAAGGAGAGCCTGTACGCATGGTTCGGCAACCGCGACGGACTGCTGTCGGCGCTGATCCGGCGCCAGGCCGAGCAGGTCAACACAGCGGTGGCGGCGGCCCTGGACCGTCCTACTCAGCCCCGCACGACGCTCGTCGCCATCGCCGAGAACCTGCTCCACCTGCTCACCAGCGACGCGTCGCTGGCACTGAACCGGGCCGCCATGGCGAACGCCGAGCTCGCCGCGCTGCTACTGCGACACGGCCGACACACCACCGGCCCGCTGGTCGAAGCCTTCCTGGCCCGGCTGGCCGGCGAGGGCCGGCTGCGCGTCGACGACCCCGCGGACGCCTTCCGGCTCCTCTACGGCCTGGTGGTCAGAGACGCGCAGATCCGGGCCCTGCTGGGCGAGCCGCCCGCATCCGCCGATCGCCTCCGCGCCGACGCCCGGGTAGCGGTCGACCGCTTCCTCGCCCTTACCACGGGCACAGTCGAGCCCCCAGGCCACGCGCAACTCGACCGATGACCGCATCGGCGGCCGTCAGTGCCGACCGCCCCCGACCGGACCAGCAGATCCAGCCGCCGCCGTCGAGGTCGAGGACGAGCGCGCGGACCGAGTGGCGCAGATTCAGTGGAAGCATGCGGACACGCTAGCTGGATGTCATTGGACCTCGCCTCGACGTCAGTTGGCGAGCAGGACTCGCTGGCGAAGGAGGTAGTCTTCGCCGTCGGCATCCCGCTTGCTTCCGCGCGGCAGCGACCGCGACCTGCCGCCCTGGGGCCGCACCGAGATCGGCGCGCTCGTGGTGTTGGGTGTACTCCAGGCACACAGCGCCGTGCCGTGGCAGCGCAGATTGTGCCGTTGTCGAGCAGGGCTAGCTCTTGCACTGGTGCGAGCGTTTCCAGTACCGCGGCTGTCGCACCGTTCCAGGAGTCGACGTCGGTCACGAGGGCGGCCGCCCGGTGCAACACGTCGACCCGGAGCAGTCCCTTGACGTGGCGGGGCGTCAACGGCTTGGTCGGCGTCACGATGACCGGCGCGACGAGCGCCCGAGGACGGCGACGCTTTTCGGCGGCAAGATCGGCCGAGCGCTTCGCGTACGCCGTCACGGCCGTCCTCTCCTCAGCCACGCCCATCGCCGATAGGTCCGCTCACGATGAGCGATGAATGCTCCAGGCGCCCCGGCGTTTCTCCCGTTGTCCTGGAACGACCGTCGATGTCCGACGCCCTGTCCACTCAGCACGAGTGGTGCCTTCCGCCGTCTCGGGTGGCAGCCGGCGGGCGGGGTGGCACGCTGCCCCCGCCCGCCCCTAAACCGGATCTACGCCGCGGGGCGGCGGTAGGGCTCCAGCGCCGGCCACGGGAACTGCCTGATCAGGGCGGCCATCTGATCGGTCCAGGCGGATACGTGGTCCGGTGCAGCGCCGGCCGCGCCCGGCCCGTCGACCGCGTACAGGAGGTCACCTTCGATCCACCACTCCGGCGGGAACCCGTCCGCGCCGGCCGCCGCCCGCACCGACGCGGTGGTGAGCGCCTCGGCGAAACCCGGATCGTCGGTGTAGGCCGCGGCGTCCACGGCGCGCGGGGCGTCGGGATCGATCCCGTGCTTCTGCAGCACCTGCCGCTTGACCGACTCCATGATGTGCTGGGTGAGCAGGTCCGCGCTCGACATCGTGTCCGACCGCGGCGGCTGCTCCTGCAGGGCCAGGGCGTGCAGATAAGCGCCCGAGAAGTACGGCAGCGCGAACGGTAGGCGCAGCGCCCACACGGTCTGGGTCGAACCCCGCTCGCCCGCCCGCGACCGGTCGAAGACGGTGATCGGCACCCCGTCGGCCGTACCGGTGAGCACCGAGCTGCCGGTGGTGCTGCGCGCGTCGTTGGCCACCGCGACCAGTCGCCCGGCGGTCTCCGGGCCCGCGACCGGCACCTCGGCGGTCGGCGCGAACTGCCATCCCCGCGCGGCGGCCAGCGCGGCGCGGCGGTGCTGTGCCGCCTGCCCGGCGCGGAGGCGCAACGCCTTGACCACGAGGACAGCCAGCCCCGCCTCGGCAGCGGCCACGGCCAGCGCGACCGTGATGCCGAGGGGCTTGCCCAGCAGGTTGCTGAAAGCGGCCACAAGGGAGAAGACCGACAGGGTCAGCAGGGCCAGGCCGAGGGCGAGGCAGGCGCGGCCCAACCGGCGGGACAGCAGCACGCCGCCCCAGCCGGTGATGGTGAGCCCGCCCGTCACGGCGGCGGGCGTGGGCAGGCCCATCTTGGCCAGGCCCACCGCGACGAGCAGGGTCACGCCCAGGCCGGTGAGGGCGGCGAGCCGAGGTCCGATCACGACTTCTCCTTGACCCAGTCGACGACTGGCCGGTTCAGCCCGGCCACGACCTGCTGCAGGCGTGTGCCGAGGGTGTCTTCCGTGTGCGCGGTCACCGGTACCTTCCGCCCGTCCAGCGCCACCAGCTCGTACGCGAGGGCCCGGGTCGGGTCGTCCTTCTTGAACCGCACTCGCAGCATGTCAACGTCGGGCCAGGCGACCACCTGGGCGCGGCCGTTCTTGGTGTGGACCAAGCCACCCGCGTAGAGGTAGTCGGCCGTGAAGCCGGCGAACAACGCCGCGAACGCCATGAGCACGCAGAACAGCGCGCCGATCACGAAGAGCACCGCGATGAACGCCAGCGGCCGGAACGGTATGAACTCAAGCGACCAGTTGATCAGCGCGGCGATGCCGAACAGCGCGGCGGCCGCCCCGATGCCCAGGCCGAAGTTGGCGAACGGATTCTGTCCCTTGCGGGCCAGCTCGAGCGAGCCCAAGCCGTGCGTGGCGGCGAGGGCCGCCACCGCCTCGGGCACCGGTGCCCCGGCCGGGCCGGTGGCAGCCGGCGCCTGTCGCGGATCCTGCTCCACGTTTTCACTGCTCCTCTCCATGGTCGCCACCCCCGTGTGGCGGCGCGACCGAAGAGGGTAGCGCGTCCGCGCTGACCTGCGAAAACTCTGCACAACGGGTGCCCGGGCGATGACCTTGGGTCGCCACCGATCCTTACGATCCATCGGGTCTGGGCGACATGCCCGGCAGGCGGCATTCAGGCGGGACGGTGGCGTCAGAGTCGTCTCCATCCTCAACCTCGTCCTTGCAGCACCAGACTTGCACTCGACCTGAATGCCTGCGCCGCCGCCTCAGCCTTCCTCGACATCCGCGTCGACGGCCGGCTAC is a genomic window containing:
- a CDS encoding TetR/AcrR family transcriptional regulator — protein: MTGQTRRGRPRAGEQAARRQAALDAALAELVAHGLDGTTMQAVAARAGCSKESLYAWFGNRDGLLSALIRRQAEQVNTAVAAALDRPTQPRTTLVAIAENLLHLLTSDASLALNRAAMANAELAALLLRHGRHTTGPLVEAFLARLAGEGRLRVDDPADAFRLLYGLVVRDAQIRALLGEPPASADRLRADARVAVDRFLALTTGTVEPPGHAQLDR
- a CDS encoding DUF1772 domain-containing protein produces the protein MSVSVPATGVAPAPRRAMQLARAWALGAAAVAMGLIAGFFYAYACSVMIGLARVDNHTFVSTMQWINATVRNGWFAVSFFGALPLAAIAAILHLRRDARPVLPWTVAAVGLYAVAFAITMGISVPLNDELAAAGDPSAIADLSAVRAAYETTWVEWNIARTIAATAALACLVRALMVRARHAPARPTGSGGTTPPVTPAAR